The following proteins are co-located in the Raphanus sativus cultivar WK10039 unplaced genomic scaffold, ASM80110v3 Scaffold1542, whole genome shotgun sequence genome:
- the LOC108855873 gene encoding MLO-like protein 13 has translation MAEERSLEYTPTWVVAFICFIIVLLSLLAERGLHHLGKCLKRRKQDALFEALQKLKEELMLLGFISLMLTVSQAAIRHICVPRALVSSMFPCKKPLEKHHAPESSHTLRHLLSTGASPDHCAAKGQVPLVSVEALHQLHIFIFVLAVFHVIFCASTMVLGGARIQQWKHWEDRFKKHPSQKDALKRDHAHPHAHALHELFNANHEFFAMHAGGFWRRSVVISWLRSFFKQFYGSVTKSEYIALRQGFIMTHCPTNPSFNFHKYMLRTLEIDFKKVVSISWYLWLFVVVFLLLNVGGWNTYFWLSFLPLILLLMVGAKLENIISTLAVDVCEKRNRSEEAVITPSDELFWFHKPEIVLQIIHFILFQNSFEIAFFFWILFTYGIRSCIMERLGFLIPRLVMGVLVQVLCSYSTLPLYALVTQMGSKFKKGIFDDVVQSTLEVWLQDTRSKGDSTSQSRRLEIQPTTPEAFNVQVNEVTEVTECENSQVQ, from the exons ATGGCAGAAGAGAGGTCGCTTGAATATACACCCACATGGGTCGTAGCCTTTATCTGTTTCATCATCGTTCTCTTATCTCTTCTCGCTGAACGTGGTCTTCATCATCTTGGAAAG TGTCTGAAGCGTAGGAAACAAGATGCCTTGTTTGAGGCCTTGCAGAAACTTAAAGAAG AGCTGATGCTCCTGGGGTTTATCTCTTTAATGTTAACGGTGTCTCAGGCCGCCATTAGGCATATATGTGTCCCACGAGCTCTTGTCAGCAGCATGTTCCCTTGTAAAAAGCCATTGGAGAAGCATCATGCTCCAGAATCATCTCATACGCTTAGACATCTACTTTCCACAGGAGCAAGTCCAGACCATTGTGCTGCCAAG GGGCAGGTTCCTTTAGTATCCGTTGAAGCATTGCATCAACTCCATATCTTCATCTTCGTGCTAGCGGTTTTTCACGTCATCTTCTGTGCCTCAACCATGGTTCTTGGAGGAGCCAGG ATACAACAATGGAAGCATTGGGAGGATAGGTTCAAGAAACATCCTTCTCAAAAAG ACGCATTAAAACGTGACCATGCTCATCCTCACGCTCATGCCCTTCACGAGTTATTCAACGCAAATCACGAGTTCTTCGCCATGCATGCTGGTGGATTCTGGAGAAGATCTGTTGTCATTAGCTGGCTG AGATCATTCTTCAAACAGTTTTATGGTTCTGTCACCAAATCAGAATATATAGCTCTACGACAAGGGTTCATCATG ACCCATTGCCCCACAAACCCATCATTTAATTTTCACAAGTACATGCTAAGAACACTGGAGATAGACTTCAAGAAAGTTGTGAGCATAag CTGGTATCTTTGGCTATTTGTCGTCGTCTTTCTGCTGCTGAATGTAGGAGGATGGAATACTTACTTCTGGTTGTCTTTTTTGCCTTTGATC CTCTTACTAATGGTGGGTGCCAAACTGGAGAATATAATAAGTACCTTAGCTGTGGATGTTTGCGAGAAGCGAAACCGCTCAGAAGAAGCAGTCATCACACCTTCTGATGAACTCTTTTGGTTCCATAAGCCAGAGATTGTTCTCCAAATCATCCACTTCATTCTCTTTCAGAATTCATTTGAGATCGCTTTCTTCTTCTGGATTTTG TTCACATACGGAATACGTTCGTGTATCATGGAGAGACTAGGCTTCCTTATTCCACGGCTCGTCATGGG AGTGTTAGTCCAAGTGCTTTGCAGTTACAGCACGTTACCACTATACGCTCTTGTTACACAG atgGGTAGCAAATTCAAGAAAGGGATATTCGACGATGTAGTACAGTCGACACTGGAAGTATGGTTGCAAGATACAAGGAGCAAAGGCGACTCCACGAGCCAATCTCGCAGGTTGGAGATACAACCCACGACTCCCGAGGCTTTTAACGTCCAAGTCAATGAAGTCACTGAAGTCACTGAATGTGAA
- the LOC108854127 gene encoding endoglucanase 21-like, with product MYGRDPWGGPLEINAADSITDDDRSRNLQELDRSTLPRPLDATQQSWLLGPPMRKKKKYVDLGCILVSRKIFLWTLGTLLVTTFLAGSITMIVRHVPHHKHVKPQRDNYTLALNKTLLFFNAQKSGKLPKNNHVSWRGDSCMRDGKAREDYLHLDLVGGYYDAGDAIKFNFPMSYAMTMLSWSVIEYSAKYEAAGELDHVKELIKWGTDYFLNTFNSSADKITVMVSQVGSGDTRRGSVVHNDHYCWMRPEDIDYKRPVHTCYSRCSDLAAEMAAALASASIVFKDDRDYSKKLVHGAKTLYKYATAVKDSYNRPDKEFYKSSLFWDELLWGGAWLYYATGNITYLDHVTNHDMARRAGAFWGGPYYGVPSWDNKLPGAQLLLTRLRLFISPGYPYEDILSTFHNQTGVVMCSYLPYFKKFKRTKGGLIMLNHGDPQPLQYAANAAFLAALYSDYLDSSDTPGWYCGPHFYSTDVLRDFARSQIDYILGKNPRKMSYVVGFGHRYPKHVHHRGASIPKSVKKESCKGGWKWRDTKKNNPNTIVGAMVAGPDKHDGFHDLRSNYNYTEPTLAGNAGLVAALVALSGEKTLGAIDKNTMFSAVPPLTPATPPPPAPWTP from the exons ATGTACGGACGAGACCCATGGGGTGGTCCCTTAGAGATCAATGCGGCAGACTCCATCACCGACGACGATCGCAGCCGTAACCTACAAGAACTCGACCGTTCGACTCTTCCTCGACCACTAGACGCAACGCAGCAGAGCTGGCTACTCGGACCTCccatgaggaagaagaagaagtacgTTGATCTCGGATGTATACTAGTCAGCCGCAAGATCTTTCTGTGGACTCTTGGAACCCTTCTTGTTACCACCTTTCTCGCCGGATCCATAACCATGATCGTTAGACACGTGCCGCACCACAAACATGTGAAACCTCAACGAGACAACTACACTCTCGCTCTCAACAAGACACTCTTGTTCTTCAACGCTCAGAAAT CTGGGAAACTTCCTAAGAACAATCACGTGTCATGGAGAGGGGATTCTTGTATGCGAGATGGGAAGGCCAGAGAAGATTACCTCCACCTAGACCTCGTAGGAGGCTATTACGATGCTGGAGATGCAATCAAGTTCAACTTCCCAATGTCATATGCAATGACCATGCTGAGCTGGAGTGTGATTGAATACAGTGCTAAATACGAAGCTGCAGGGGAGCTTGACCATGTTAAAGAGCTCATCAAATGGGGAACTGATTACTTTCTTAACACCTTCAACAGTAGTGCTGATAAAATCACAGTGATGGTGTCACAG GTTGGATCTGGGGATACCCGTAGAGGAAGTGTGGTGCATAATGACCATTACTGCTGGATGCGTCCTGAGGACATCGATTATAAAAGGCCTGTGCATACTTGTTACTCTAGGTGCTCGGATCTTGCTGCAGAGATGGCAGCTGCTCTGGCCTCTGCATCCATTGTATTCAAAGACGATAGAGACTACTCTAAGAAACTTGTTCACGGTGCTAAAACGCTTTATAAGTATGCAACCGCTGTTAAAGATAGTTACAACAGACCAGATAAAGAGTTTTATAAGTCCAGCCTGTTTTGGGATGAGCTTCTATGGGGTGGTGCTTGGTTGTACTATGCTACGGGAAACATAACCTATCTAGATCATGTTACCAATCATGATATGGCGAGGCGTGCTGGTGCCTTCTGGGGTGGCCCTTATTATGGTGTCCCTAGTTGGGACAACAAGCTTCCCGGAGCTCAG CTGCTGTTGACCCGGTTAAGGCTGTTTATAAGCCCTGGATATCCATATGAAGACATCTTGAGCACATTTCATAATCAGACAGGAGTAGTTATGTGCTCATACTTACCCTACttcaaaaagtttaaaagaaCCAAGG GAGGTTTGATCATGTTGAACCATGGAGATCCACAGCCTCTTCAATACGCTGCTAATGCAGCTTTTTTAGCTGCTTTATACAGCGACTATCTAGATTCTTCTGATACTCCTGGATGGTACTGTGGTCCTCACTTCTATTCTACTGATGTCCTACGTGACTTTGCAAGATCTcag ATTGATTACATACTCGGTAAAAACCCTCGGAAGATGAGTTATGTTGTAGGTTTTGGACACCGGTACCCGAAACATGTACACCACAGAGGAGCTTCGATACCGAAAAGTGTGAAGAAAGAAAGCTGCAAAGGAGGATGGAAATGGAGAGACACTAAAAAGAATAACCCAAACACCATCGTAGGAGCAATGGTTGCTGGACCTGACAAGCATGATGGGTTCCATGACCTTCGTAGTAACTACAACTACACAGAGCCGACTCTAGCAGGCAATGCTGGTCTGGTCGCAGCTCTGGTGGCTTTATCAGGAGAGAAAACGCTTGGAGCTATTGACAAGAACACTATGTTCTCTGCTGTACCACCTTTAACACCTGCCACGCCGCCTCCTCCAGCTCCTTGGACACCatga